ATCTGCAGAAACTGCAGCCGGCGACTTCCCTGAAGAAACAGTTAAAGCCATGGCAAATGTTTGTGTTGGCGCTGAAACGCACCCAAGTGTTACAGCTTCTAAGCATCGTTTAGATCAGAGCTTTAGTTCAATTGAAGAAACTATCGCACTATCAACTATGTATGCAGCGAACCACTTAGAAGGTGTTAAAGCGATTATCTCGCTAACTGAATCTGGCCGCACATCTAAGCTAATGTCACGCATCAGTTCGTCGTTACCAATTTTCGCGCTTTCTCGTCACGAGAAAACACTGGCGAAAATGGCATTGTACCGCGGTGTACAACCTATGCACTTTGACTCTACTCAGTACCGTGCTGACGAGTTAGCAAAAGCAGCGCTAGAAGCAATGGTTGAAGCCGGTTACCTGAAATCTGGTGACATGGTGCTGATGACCAAAGGTGACGCAATGGAAACAATCGGCGGTACTAACACTTGTAAAGTACTAGTTGTAGCTTAAAGCTGCATACCCCATTCGCTGAATGCTTGCGCTATTAATTAAAACGACATTTTCTAATGCAAGTAACGAAAACGGTTTAGCCAAAAGCTAAACCGTTTTTTATTTGCTGATTCTGTTTAGAGCTTTCTAGTTAGCTTTTCTCAACTTTCGGTGATGGTTCGGACTGAGCTAAGCTAGTTAACCATTCGCTAAATAGTCTTGCTGTAATACACAACTTTAATATCTGGCATTTCATTATCAGGCCCTTGCGATACAAACTCCATTCCGAGCTTTTGCATGACATTAATTGATGCTTTGTTCTCTGGCACTGCAATTGCGCCAACAGCTTTGATGTTATCATCTAGTGATACACAGTAATCGACAACCGCTTGTGCAGCTTCAGTCGCGATGCCTTTGCCCCAGGTTAATTGCTTTAACCGCCAGCCAACTTCAAGCTGATCCATTTTGGGATTGTCAGTAAAGAAATCCAATGGCCTAATCAAGATCCAGCCGGCAAAGGTTTGCGAGTCATTTACGATAATTTTCCAAAGCCCCCACCCTTTCTCAGGATTAAGGTATTTAGCCAGTCGTGGGATAAAGAGTGCTTTCGCATCTTCATAGCTTGTGGTTTTACCATCCGTGATATATTTCATCACTTCAGGGTCACTATCAAGATCAACAAATAAATCGATGTCGTCTAAAGTCATCATCGACATAGTTAACCGACTCGTGTTGATCTTGTGTTCCATGTTTCTATGTTCCTTATCAATAACTGTGCTTTTTGCTTCGAGCTTTGGCTTTCAAATTTCTTTAGCTGTTTGCCTTAGCAAAGGCTTGCATAAATTTGACCAAAGCTTGCACGCCTTCAAGTGGCATTGCGTTGTAAATGCTTGCACGCATACCACCGACAATACGATGACCTTTTAACGTCAGCAAACCGTGTTCTTCAGCTTGTTGCAAAAAGGCTTGATCTAAACTTGAGTCTGCTAATTGAAATGTCACATTCATGCGGGAGCGATTACTTGCAACTACACCGTTTTTGTAAAACGGATTGTCATCGATGCATTGATATAGCAGCTCAGCTTTTTGCTGATTAACTTTCGCAACTTGACTTACACCACCTTGCTTTTTAAGCCACTTGAACACTAGCGATGCCAAGTACCAGGCATACGTCGGCGGCGTGTTGAACATAGAGTCATTTTGCGCTGCTATCGAATAATCCATTACCGAAGATTGAGTTAGCTTTGGCAAGCTAAGCATGTCATCACGCACGATAGCGATTGATAACCCTGATGGGCCGATATTCTTTTGTGCCCCAGCATAAATTACCGCATAACGGCTCACGTCAATCTCACGCGACATAATGGTGGACGACATGTCTGCAACGACAGGCCAAGGGCTATTTAACTCATCAAAGATTTCAATACCGTCGACTGTTTCATTAGGACAATAATGAACATAGCGATATTGTTTCTGACCAGCTTGTTTTAGTTGCTCAAGATCAGGTAAAACGACTTTTGATTTGTCGTCGTCCTTTTCAACAATATTCATTTCGTCAATGGCATCTTCGCCTGCAATGAGCTTAGCTTCTTTGATAGCCGAGCGAGACCATTGACCACTGGTAAGATAAAGAGCGCGGCCATTATCACCAAGAAAATTGGTGACAACATTAGTGAATTGCGCGCGCCCGCCGCCATGCATGAATAGCACCTTGTAGTTATCAGGAATATTCATCAGCTGGCGCAGATCAAGCTCTGCTTGTTTGGCTAAGGCAACAAATTCTTTACTACGGTGACTGATCTCCATTACCGACACGCCCATACCATTCCAGTTAACGAGTTCGCTTTGAGCGATAGCCATTACCTCTGTTGGTAACATCGCCGGCCCTGCACAGAAGTTGTATTTTGGCGTTTGACCTGGTTTTTGGGTAGTTAAAGTCTGCTGGTTCAGTTGGCTAGTCACTCTTCACTCCTTAAGTGATTAATGCGAATGATAAATTGCGGTAGATGCCTAATACTAGGCAGTTTATGAGGTGATGAATAGTGTTAATTTGCCCTATAACACTGAAAAAAACTCATTTTTTCGATACAAACAAAATGAGCACCCAAAGGTGCTCATTTATCTGTTTAGTTGGCACTAGCAGGTGTAATTCCTAGTGCTTAACTTATATGCTACTCGTCAGATGACTATTCGCTAGCAGCTTGTTCGCCGTCAGTTGATTCAGCCACTTCGCCTTCGATGATAGGGTTGCCCTCTTCATCAAGCTCTTGTTCTGACTGAATTTCATCAATGCGTTGCAAACCAACGACTTTCTCTTCTTCTGCGGTGCGAATAATGGTCACACCTTGGGTGTTACGACCAATAATTGAAACGCCTTCTGCAGCAGTACGAACTAATGTACCTTTGTCAGAGATAAGCATGATTTCATCATTTTCACCAACTTGCGTTGCACCAATAACTGCGCCATTACGCTCGCTAACTTTGATAGAAACCACACCTTTAGTGCCGCGAGATTTAGCTGGGTATTCAGTTAGCTCAGTACGCTTACCGTAACCGTTTTCAGTTACCGTTAAGATTGCGCCATCGCCTTTAGGTACGATAAGTGAAACCACTTTTTGATCGCCTTCAAGCTTAATACCACGAACACCTGTTGCGGTACGTCCCATAGCGCGAAGTGCAATGACTTCTTCACCCGTTTCTGGGTCA
This DNA window, taken from Shewanella maritima, encodes the following:
- a CDS encoding GNAT family N-acetyltransferase yields the protein MEHKINTSRLTMSMMTLDDIDLFVDLDSDPEVMKYITDGKTTSYEDAKALFIPRLAKYLNPEKGWGLWKIIVNDSQTFAGWILIRPLDFFTDNPKMDQLEVGWRLKQLTWGKGIATEAAQAVVDYCVSLDDNIKAVGAIAVPENKASINVMQKLGMEFVSQGPDNEMPDIKVVYYSKTI
- the serC gene encoding 3-phosphoserine/phosphohydroxythreonine transaminase; protein product: MLPTEVMAIAQSELVNWNGMGVSVMEISHRSKEFVALAKQAELDLRQLMNIPDNYKVLFMHGGGRAQFTNVVTNFLGDNGRALYLTSGQWSRSAIKEAKLIAGEDAIDEMNIVEKDDDKSKVVLPDLEQLKQAGQKQYRYVHYCPNETVDGIEIFDELNSPWPVVADMSSTIMSREIDVSRYAVIYAGAQKNIGPSGLSIAIVRDDMLSLPKLTQSSVMDYSIAAQNDSMFNTPPTYAWYLASLVFKWLKKQGGVSQVAKVNQQKAELLYQCIDDNPFYKNGVVASNRSRMNVTFQLADSSLDQAFLQQAEEHGLLTLKGHRIVGGMRASIYNAMPLEGVQALVKFMQAFAKANS